In one Brienomyrus brachyistius isolate T26 chromosome 12, BBRACH_0.4, whole genome shotgun sequence genomic region, the following are encoded:
- the LOC125704928 gene encoding fibrinogen alpha chain isoform X1 — MGCRSITLTIMVHYEYSSQVLSEDLRCHESHCIFFSTTVCKMPKVQPAPPKTQKHSCTAGGSRRPLCSDHEWSDRCPSGCRMRGLIDDAQRIFQERLKRVCARMGEDRHEISKSMIVTKQLYADQRKPIVRHYVAEMEYLELFAQLRSNLTSLRRRAVELAERLRAQYGLVQRQVTEARKAEVDVDIKIRSCHGSCGGAIMYHANVESYQSLDRELSLFDRTSIQEKRPSRTLARRQMKSRSKNPAFTSYGNLPLERQEFINQFEDIEQYQLALEHVLEDHD; from the exons ccatcacactCACAATTATGGTACATTATGAATATTCCTCACAGGTGCTGAGTGAGGATTTAAGGTGTCATGAGTCACACTGCATCTTTTTTTCTACCacagtgtgtaaaatgcccAAGGTGCAGCCTGCGCCCCCCAAAACCCAGAAGCACAGCTGCACTGCGGGGGGGTCACGCCGCCCCCTGTGCTCAGACCATGAATGG TCTGACAGGTGCCCTTCGGGGTGTCGCATGCGAGGCCTCATCGATGATGCGCAGAGAATCTTCCAGGAGCGTTTAAAGAGGGTGTGTGCGAGGATGGGAGAGGACAGACATGAGATTTCTAAATCCATGATTGTGACCAAACAGCTGTACGCCGACCAGAGAAAACCCATTGTGAGACATTATG TCGCTGAGATGGAGTACCTGGAGCTCTTCGCACAGCTGCGCAGTAACCTGACATCCCTGCGCAGACGTGCAGTTGAGCTGGCAGAGAGGCTTCGCGCGCAGTATGGCCTCGTTCAGAGGCAGGTGACCGAGGCGAGGAAAGCGGAG GTGGACGTTGACATTAAGATCCGCAGCTGCCATGGTTCCTGTGGAGGTGCCATCATGTACCATGCCAACGTGGAGAGCTACCAGAGCCTGGATCGAGAGCTGTCATTGTTCGACCGAACATCCATACAGGAGAAGCGACCTAGCAGGACTCTAGCAAGGAGGCAAATGAAGTCAAGGAGTAAAAATCCGGCATTTACCTCGTATGGAAACCTGCCATTGGAAAGACAAGAATTTATCAACCAGTTTGAAGACATTGAACAATATCAGCTTGCGCTAGAACACGTGCTGGAAGATCATGACTAA
- the LOC125704928 gene encoding fibrinogen alpha chain isoform X2, with translation MCKMPKVQPAPPKTQKHSCTAGGSRRPLCSDHEWSDRCPSGCRMRGLIDDAQRIFQERLKRVCARMGEDRHEISKSMIVTKQLYADQRKPIVRHYVAEMEYLELFAQLRSNLTSLRRRAVELAERLRAQYGLVQRQVTEARKAEVDVDIKIRSCHGSCGGAIMYHANVESYQSLDRELSLFDRTSIQEKRPSRTLARRQMKSRSKNPAFTSYGNLPLERQEFINQFEDIEQYQLALEHVLEDHD, from the exons tgtgtaaaatgcccAAGGTGCAGCCTGCGCCCCCCAAAACCCAGAAGCACAGCTGCACTGCGGGGGGGTCACGCCGCCCCCTGTGCTCAGACCATGAATGG TCTGACAGGTGCCCTTCGGGGTGTCGCATGCGAGGCCTCATCGATGATGCGCAGAGAATCTTCCAGGAGCGTTTAAAGAGGGTGTGTGCGAGGATGGGAGAGGACAGACATGAGATTTCTAAATCCATGATTGTGACCAAACAGCTGTACGCCGACCAGAGAAAACCCATTGTGAGACATTATG TCGCTGAGATGGAGTACCTGGAGCTCTTCGCACAGCTGCGCAGTAACCTGACATCCCTGCGCAGACGTGCAGTTGAGCTGGCAGAGAGGCTTCGCGCGCAGTATGGCCTCGTTCAGAGGCAGGTGACCGAGGCGAGGAAAGCGGAG GTGGACGTTGACATTAAGATCCGCAGCTGCCATGGTTCCTGTGGAGGTGCCATCATGTACCATGCCAACGTGGAGAGCTACCAGAGCCTGGATCGAGAGCTGTCATTGTTCGACCGAACATCCATACAGGAGAAGCGACCTAGCAGGACTCTAGCAAGGAGGCAAATGAAGTCAAGGAGTAAAAATCCGGCATTTACCTCGTATGGAAACCTGCCATTGGAAAGACAAGAATTTATCAACCAGTTTGAAGACATTGAACAATATCAGCTTGCGCTAGAACACGTGCTGGAAGATCATGACTAA
- the fgb gene encoding fibrinogen beta chain isoform X1, which translates to MVGRERYNVPQPAPPPVSGGSTYRGRPTPAPVRAPQRQQKEELPESGGCTHASELMGVLCPTGCELKTILLKQEKNIKGTILELRRDVTDLSRSSNNIYRYVDGLSSQVRERQRLTDDNGNVVNEYTNDLEQQHAFIKDTIDTNFPSNIRILQQVLESVRGKIQKIEAAILAQREKCNKPCAVSCPIPVVSGKECEDIYRKGGDVSEMYLIQPDSFFKPYKVYCDMTTLNGGWTLIQNRQDGSVDFGRRWDNYRSGFGNIASADTKGFCKVPGEYWLGNDRISQLTKIGPTEVLYEMTDWSGARVQARYQQFTVQGENTNYQLAVAGYSGTAGDTLLMGARELVGENRTMTIHNGMMFSTYDRDNDNWLPGDPSKQCSREDGGGWWYNRCHSSNPNGRYYWGGAYTRQMAKHGTDDGIVWMNWKGSWYSLKAISMKIRPFFPSR; encoded by the exons ATGGTGGGCAGGGAGCGTTACAATGTGCCCCAGCCAGCCCCTCCACCCGTCAGCGGCGGCTCCACGTACCGCGGCCGGCCGACTCCCGCGCCTGTGCGCGCGCCGCAGAGGCAGCAGAAGGAGGAGCTTCCCGAGTCGGGCGGCTGCACCCACGCGTCGGAGCTGATG GGGGTTTTATGTCCAACGGGGTGCGAACTTAAAACCATCCTGTTGAAACAAGAAAAGAACATTAAAGGGACCATCCTTGAACTCAGACGGGACGTGACTGACCTGTCCAGGTCCTCTAACAATATTTACCGCTACGTGGACGGCCTGTCATCGCAGGTCCGCGAGAGGCAGCGCCTCACCGACG ATAACGGGAACGTCGTCAACGAGTACACAAatgacctggagcagcagcacgcCTTCATCAAGGACACCATTGACACCAACTTCCCGTCCAACATCCGCATCCTCCAGCAGGTGCTGGAGAGTGTGCGCGGAAAAATCCAGAAGATCGAGGCAGCCATCTTGGCTCAGAGGGAGAAATGCAACAAGCCTTGTGCTGTCTCGTGTCCCATCCCGGTAGTCTCCGGAAAGGAGTGCGAGGACATCTACCGCAAGGGAGGAGACGTCTCCGAGATGTACCTCATCCAGCCAGACTCATTCTTCAAGCCCTACAAGGTCTACTGTGACATGACCACTCTTAATGGAG GCTGGACCTTGATCCAGAACCGGCAAGATGGTAGCGTGGACTTTGGTAGAAGGTGGGATAATTACAGGTCTGGGTTTGGAAACATCGCTTCTGCGGACACAAAAGGATTCTGCAAAGTCCCAG GAGAGTACTGGCTGGGAAACGACCGGATCAGTCAGCTCACCAAGATCGGTCCAACCGAGGTCCTGTATGAGATGACCGACTGGTCCGGTGCTCGTGTCCAAGCTAGATACCAGCAGTTCACTGTGCAGGGGGAGAACACCAACTACCAGCTGGCCGTGGCTGGCTACTCCGGCACCGCCGGAGATACCCTCCTCATGGGGGCCCGGGAGCTGGTGGGCGAGAACCGGACCATGACGATACACAACGGCATGATGTTCAGCACCTACGACAGAGACAATGACAACTG GCTGCCCGGGGACCCGTCCAAGCAGTGCTCCAGGGAGGACGGCGGGGGCTGGTGGTACAATCGCTGCCACTCAAGCAACCCCAATGGCCGGTACTACTGGGGAGGAGCCTATACCAGGCAGATGGCCAAGCACGGCACAGATGACGGCATCGTGTGGATGAACTGGAAGGGGTCCTGGTATTCCTTGAAGGCTATCAGCATGAAGATCAGGCCATTTTTCCCCTCTCGATAG
- the fgb gene encoding fibrinogen beta chain isoform X2 produces the protein MKWLLLLHLCVYGVLCSTDTDYDNDEVNAPLSDNPLDPRGHRPVMVGRERYNVPQPAPPPVSGGSTYRGRPTPAPVRAPQRQQKEELPESGGCTHASELMGVLCPTGCELKTILLKQEKNIKGTILELRRDVTDLSRSSNNIYRYVDGLSSQVRERQRLTDDNGNVVNEYTNDLEQQHAFIKDTIDTNFPSNIRILQQVLESVRGKIQKIEAAILAQREKCNKPCAVSCPIPVVSGKECEDIYRKGGDVSEMYLIQPDSFFKPYKVYCDMTTLNGGWTLIQNRQDGSVDFGRRWDNYRSGFGNIASADTKGFCKVPGEYWLGNDRISQLTKIGPTEVLYEMTDWSGARVQARYQQFTVQGENTNYQLAVAGYSGTAGDTLLMGARELVGENRTMTIHNGMMFSTYDRDNDNWLPGDPSKQCSREDGGGWWYNRCHSSNPNGRYYWGGAYTRQMAKHGTDDGIVWMNWKGSWYSLKAISMKIRPFFPSR, from the exons ATGAAGTGGCTGCTGCTCCTTCACCTCTGCGTTTACGGAGTCCTGTGCTCCACAGACACGGACTATGACAACGATGAGGTAAACGCTCCTCTCTCTGA TAACCCGCTGGACCCGAGGGGCCACAGACCTGTCATGGTGGGCAGGGAGCGTTACAATGTGCCCCAGCCAGCCCCTCCACCCGTCAGCGGCGGCTCCACGTACCGCGGCCGGCCGACTCCCGCGCCTGTGCGCGCGCCGCAGAGGCAGCAGAAGGAGGAGCTTCCCGAGTCGGGCGGCTGCACCCACGCGTCGGAGCTGATG GGGGTTTTATGTCCAACGGGGTGCGAACTTAAAACCATCCTGTTGAAACAAGAAAAGAACATTAAAGGGACCATCCTTGAACTCAGACGGGACGTGACTGACCTGTCCAGGTCCTCTAACAATATTTACCGCTACGTGGACGGCCTGTCATCGCAGGTCCGCGAGAGGCAGCGCCTCACCGACG ATAACGGGAACGTCGTCAACGAGTACACAAatgacctggagcagcagcacgcCTTCATCAAGGACACCATTGACACCAACTTCCCGTCCAACATCCGCATCCTCCAGCAGGTGCTGGAGAGTGTGCGCGGAAAAATCCAGAAGATCGAGGCAGCCATCTTGGCTCAGAGGGAGAAATGCAACAAGCCTTGTGCTGTCTCGTGTCCCATCCCGGTAGTCTCCGGAAAGGAGTGCGAGGACATCTACCGCAAGGGAGGAGACGTCTCCGAGATGTACCTCATCCAGCCAGACTCATTCTTCAAGCCCTACAAGGTCTACTGTGACATGACCACTCTTAATGGAG GCTGGACCTTGATCCAGAACCGGCAAGATGGTAGCGTGGACTTTGGTAGAAGGTGGGATAATTACAGGTCTGGGTTTGGAAACATCGCTTCTGCGGACACAAAAGGATTCTGCAAAGTCCCAG GAGAGTACTGGCTGGGAAACGACCGGATCAGTCAGCTCACCAAGATCGGTCCAACCGAGGTCCTGTATGAGATGACCGACTGGTCCGGTGCTCGTGTCCAAGCTAGATACCAGCAGTTCACTGTGCAGGGGGAGAACACCAACTACCAGCTGGCCGTGGCTGGCTACTCCGGCACCGCCGGAGATACCCTCCTCATGGGGGCCCGGGAGCTGGTGGGCGAGAACCGGACCATGACGATACACAACGGCATGATGTTCAGCACCTACGACAGAGACAATGACAACTG GCTGCCCGGGGACCCGTCCAAGCAGTGCTCCAGGGAGGACGGCGGGGGCTGGTGGTACAATCGCTGCCACTCAAGCAACCCCAATGGCCGGTACTACTGGGGAGGAGCCTATACCAGGCAGATGGCCAAGCACGGCACAGATGACGGCATCGTGTGGATGAACTGGAAGGGGTCCTGGTATTCCTTGAAGGCTATCAGCATGAAGATCAGGCCATTTTTCCCCTCTCGATAG
- the LOC125704927 gene encoding secreted frizzled-related protein 2-like, which yields MHFTLIVTALLGSAGSLEAVHGIYAFGQSDLFQKRSNCKPIPASLLLCHDMEYTDMRLPNLLGHETMKEVLQQASSWIPLVQKQCHPDTRKFLCSLFAPVCLDDLDESIQPCRSLCEGVRQGCAPVMSAFGFPWPDMLDCSRFPSDNDLCIPPANTDNFAPVTKEVPKVCDACQEKEENDNEIVDSLCKNDFALKIKVKEISYMNGDTKIIPESRSRTIYKLTGVTERDMRRTALWLRDGLYCTCDEMNDINAAYLVMGQKMDGHLVITSLKRWQRGQREFRRISRSIRKLQC from the exons ATGCATTTCACGCTGATCGTCACCGCCTTGCTGGGCTCAGCAGGATCCCTGGAAGCCGTTCACGGGATATACGCTTTCGGTCAGTCTGACCTGTTTCAGAAGAGGAGCAACTGCAAACCGATCCCTGCGTCTCTGCTGCTCTGCCACGACATGGAGTACACCGACATGCGGCTGCCCAACCTGCTCGGCCACGAAACCATGAAGGAGGTCCTGCAGCAGGCTTCGTCCTGGATCCCCCTGGTCCAAAAGCAGTGCCACCCGGACACCAGAAAGTTCCTGTGCTCTCTCTTTGCTCCGGTGTGCCTTGATGACCTAGATGAGTCTATCCAGCCATGCAGGTCCCTCTGCGAGGGGGTTCGGCAGGGATGCGCTCCCGTTATGTCTGCATTCGGGTTCCCATGGCCAGACATGCTGGACTGCAGCCGCTTTCCGTCAGATAACGATCTGTGCATCCCCCCTGCCAACACCGACAACTTCGCACCCGTCACCAAAGAAG TTCCAAAGGTCTGTGACGCTTGCCAAGAAAAAGAGGAGAATGACAATGAGATCGTTGACAGCCTCTGCAAGAACGACTTTG CACTGAAAATCAAGGTGAAGGAGATCTCCTACATGAACGGGGACACCAAGATTATCCCAGAGAGCCGGAGCAGGACCATCTACAAGCTGACGGGTGTGACGGAGCGGGACATGAGGAGGACCGCGCTGTGGCTGAGAGACGGCCTGTACTGCACCTGCGACGAGATGAACGACATCAACGCGGCGTACCTGGTGATGGGCCAGAAGATGGACGGGCACCTGGTCATCACCTCGCTGAAGAGGTGGCAGCGAGGCCAGAGGGAGTTCAGGAGGATCTCGCGCAGCATCCGCAAGCTGCAGTGCTGA
- the rnf175 gene encoding RING finger protein 175 isoform X1 yields the protein MAAAVGQSDILKMTHRENWKIQHEKLHVTHRGHEAMHAEMVLILIAALLVAQVVLVQWKQRHCRSYSLVTLLQMWVVPLYFTMKLYWWRFLSTWGMFSVITSYVIFRATRKPLSGRTPRMVYKWFLLIYKLSYAVGVVGYLAIMFTMFGFNVFFRIKAEDSMDVGVILLFYGLYYGVMGRDFAEICSDYMASTIGYYSGGGVPSRSLCQDICAVCGQKILVDVNEEGIIEDTYQLSCNHRFHEFCIRGWCIVGKKQTCPYCNEKVDLQRMMNNPWERTHVLYGQLLDWLRYLVAWQPVIIGIVHGINFTLGLE from the exons ATGGCTGCAGCTGTCGGGCAG AGTGATATTCTGAAAATGACCCATAGAGAAAATTGGAA GATACAGCATGAGAAGCTGCACGTCACGCACCGTGGCCATGAGGCCATGCACGCCGAGATGGTCCTCATCCTCATCGCCGCCCTGCTGGTGGCGCAGGTcgtgctggtgcagtggaagcAGAGGCACTGCCGGTCCTACAGC CTGGTGACCCTGCTTCAGATGTGGGTTGTCCCGCTGTACTTCACCATGAAGCTGTACTGGTGGCGGTTTCTCTCCACGTGGGGGATGTTCTCAGTCATAACCAGCTACGTCATCTTCAGAGCCACCCGGAAGCCCCTGTCAGGCAGGACGCCGCG GATGGTGTATAAGTGGTTCCTTCTCATCTACAAGCTGAGCTATGCGGTGGGGGTCGTGGGTTACCTCGCCATCATGTTCACCATGTTCGGGTTTAACGTGTTCTTCAG AATTAAAGCAGAAGACTCGATGGATGTTGGCGTCATTCTCTTGTTTTATGGCTTGTACTACGGGGTGATGGGTCGGGACTTCGCAGAGATATGCTCGGATTACATGGCTTCAACAATCGGG TACTACAGCGGCGGGGGCGTGCCGTCCAGGAGCCTCTGCCAGGACATCTGCGCAGTGTGTGGCCAGAAGATTCTGGTGGATGTCAATGAAGAAGGGATCATCGAGGACACGTACCAGCTCTCGTGTAATCACAG ATTCCATGAATTCTGCATCCGGGGATGGTGCATCGTGGGTAAGAAGCAGACCTGTCCCTATTGCAACGAAAAGGTCGACCTTCAGAGAATGATGAATAATCC CTGGGAGCGGACACACGTTTTGTACGGTCAGCTTTTGGACTGGCTGCGCTACCTTGTTGCATGGCAACCTGTCATAATTGGAATCGTTCACGGCATCAACTTCACTTTAGGTCTGGAATAG
- the rnf175 gene encoding RING finger protein 175 isoform X2, with protein sequence MAAAVGQSDILKMTHRENWKIQHEKLHVTHRGHEAMHAEMVLILIAALLVAQVVLVQWKQRHCRSYSLVTLLQMWVVPLYFTMKLYWWRFLSTWGMFSVITSYVIFRATRKPLSGRTPRMVYKWFLLIYKLSYAVGVVGYLAIMFTMFGFNVFFRIKAEDSMDVGVILLFYGLYYGVMGRDFAEICSDYMASTIGYYSGGGVPSRSLCQDICAVCGQKILVDVNEEGIIEDTYQLSYSMNSASGDGASWVRSRPVPIATKRSTFRE encoded by the exons ATGGCTGCAGCTGTCGGGCAG AGTGATATTCTGAAAATGACCCATAGAGAAAATTGGAA GATACAGCATGAGAAGCTGCACGTCACGCACCGTGGCCATGAGGCCATGCACGCCGAGATGGTCCTCATCCTCATCGCCGCCCTGCTGGTGGCGCAGGTcgtgctggtgcagtggaagcAGAGGCACTGCCGGTCCTACAGC CTGGTGACCCTGCTTCAGATGTGGGTTGTCCCGCTGTACTTCACCATGAAGCTGTACTGGTGGCGGTTTCTCTCCACGTGGGGGATGTTCTCAGTCATAACCAGCTACGTCATCTTCAGAGCCACCCGGAAGCCCCTGTCAGGCAGGACGCCGCG GATGGTGTATAAGTGGTTCCTTCTCATCTACAAGCTGAGCTATGCGGTGGGGGTCGTGGGTTACCTCGCCATCATGTTCACCATGTTCGGGTTTAACGTGTTCTTCAG AATTAAAGCAGAAGACTCGATGGATGTTGGCGTCATTCTCTTGTTTTATGGCTTGTACTACGGGGTGATGGGTCGGGACTTCGCAGAGATATGCTCGGATTACATGGCTTCAACAATCGGG TACTACAGCGGCGGGGGCGTGCCGTCCAGGAGCCTCTGCCAGGACATCTGCGCAGTGTGTGGCCAGAAGATTCTGGTGGATGTCAATGAAGAAGGGATCATCGAGGACACGTACCAGCTCTCGT ATTCCATGAATTCTGCATCCGGGGATGGTGCATCGTGGGTAAGAAGCAGACCTGTCCCTATTGCAACGAAAAGGTCGACCTTCAGAGAATGA